The region GGATGGAGCCGATCATTTCCAGGATCGGGGTGGCCAGCCGTCGGTTTTCGTATTGCACTTTGGTCAGGGTGTCGCGCTGGTGGGTGATGAGCTTTTCCAGGTTGTCGGTCAGTTCCTTGACCGCTTCCGAGATAACCGCGAACCCGTTTTCCTCCTTGCTGATCCGCTCGCCGACCAGGGAGATCAGGCTGGTTTGTACAGCGTGTTGCAGGCGTGAGATGCCATCGGCGATGGCAATGGCCGCCCGGTCCGATTCCTGAGAGAGGGTTTTGACCTCGGCCGCCACAATGGCGAACCCGCGTCCCGCATCGCCGGCCCGCACCGCCTCAATGGTGGCATTCAAGGCCAGCATGCGGGTTTGGTGGGCAATGCCGCGCACGGCCTGGATGGCGCTGCCCAGAGCCTCGACCTCCTGGGAGATCTGATCCATCGCCATACCAACCCGATCCGCTTGGTGGCTGCGCTCGCCGGCGAATTCGTCAATCAAGGCTTGGCTGCGCGCCAACTGAGCTTCAGCGCTTTCGATGATTTGGACCACGCGCTCGTTGGTGTTGGTCGAGGCAATAAAACTCAGCAACCCCTCAATACTGGTCTCCACGTTGTGAAGCTCGTTCATGAGCTGTTCGGCGTTCTTGTCGGAGTCGCTGACCACCGACAGGGTTTCCTCGCGCATGGACTGGGAAAACCGGGCAAAAGAGTCGGAATATTCGGTCAGACAGCTACCGCACAGGTCGCGGGATGGGTCGCTGGACGGGAGGGGCGGTGGCATGGGGGAGGCGACCGGTGCGGCGCGGCGCGCCAGATCGCCAGGGGTCGATACCGGCATCAAGCGGCCCTGGCCCCAAAATACCCCGAGCGCCAGCACCACGCCAACTCCGCCTCGTAAGGCCAGACTCTCCAGGGCCGGCGGTTCTGCGATCACGCCGGCTGCGATCTCGCCAAAGACAATCGCCCCTAAGATCCCCAGGGGAGCCAGCAAACGATAAACAACAAAGTGTCCAGGCGCGTGTCCTGGCAAAGCAGGGGCGCTCATGATGTCACTCCTCCTGGGGGGACTGCCACAGTCCATCCCAGCACGGGGGATCGGAAAACTCCCCTTGTTCGACGGAAGGAAGGGGGGCGAGGCGCAAGAACAGGTCAAAGACCGCTCCTGTTTCCCCATTCCGGGCCACAATCCCGCCTCCCCAGGATTGAATGATGCTCCTCACGATGGCAAGGCCCAGACCCGTCCCCTTGCCAATGTCCTTGGTCGTGAAAAACGGATCGAAAATGCGATGCAACAGAGGCGGGTCGATCCCAGGACCGTCATCCGCAATGCTCACCCGGGCATAGCGTCCCGCCGGAAGCGCCACGAGAAAGGCCTCGGCCTCGGCGAGGTCAAACAGATCCGCCGAAATGGTAATGGTCCCCTGCCCATCAATCGCATCCACGGCGTTCTTGATCAGGTTGCGCAAGATCTGCCCCAACTCGGGCCGATTCCCATGGATCGCCAGCGGTCCTGCCGTGTCGTGGGTCTCCACCACCCGCACCGACGCCGGCAGTGTTTCCATGAGATCCACCAACTCGTGGCGCAAGGTATCGACCAGGGGCAGGGGCGTCAGGGCCGGTGCGCTGCGTCGGGCAAAGGCCAGGATATCGCGCACCACGTCTGCGGCCCGGCGCGCGCAGTCAAGAACCACTCCCAAGTCTCCGCTCATTTCCTTATCGTCGGCATGATCATCCAACGTCATTTGGGTAAGAGTGACAATGGGTTGGAGTAGGTTGTTGATCTCGTGCGCGATGCCCCCCGCCAACTGCCCCAGGCTTTCGAGCTTGCGGCGCTGGAAATCGGCGTTGCGCGCTAAATGTTGGGCTGTCACATCCTGGAGGCCAAGAATGCCGCTGCCGTCATGGAAGGGACACAGCAAAGCCCGGTATTGGCGTTGACCCAGCGCCCCCGCTGTGAGGTCAAACGCCATCATGCGCCGTTGGGCCACGGCCTGGAGGACGTCGTCCAAC is a window of Pararhodospirillum photometricum DSM 122 DNA encoding:
- a CDS encoding methyl-accepting chemotaxis protein encodes the protein MSAPALPGHAPGHFVVYRLLAPLGILGAIVFGEIAAGVIAEPPALESLALRGGVGVVLALGVFWGQGRLMPVSTPGDLARRAAPVASPMPPPLPSSDPSRDLCGSCLTEYSDSFARFSQSMREETLSVVSDSDKNAEQLMNELHNVETSIEGLLSFIASTNTNERVVQIIESAEAQLARSQALIDEFAGERSHQADRVGMAMDQISQEVEALGSAIQAVRGIAHQTRMLALNATIEAVRAGDAGRGFAIVAAEVKTLSQESDRAAIAIADGISRLQHAVQTSLISLVGERISKEENGFAVISEAVKELTDNLEKLITHQRDTLTKVQYENRRLATPILEMIGSIQFQDVVKRRLLALVTCFERTATDIEELARHLPAMDAVTAADLRNAYQRSMTETLQFVVDELRNSHRNTDANATGQGAAIELF
- a CDS encoding sensor histidine kinase translates to MNSVHAISNPLDWYGSLQRAYMAGRNEAVLDEASDIGRLMAIARQPLESLLDLHSVVLAEGIAHCPEEAGALVAAADVCLAHAIVGWRLAYDGVPSASADVVPEASLIVFLHFEHGGRLTPIQQTKGNETLRVPPWMQARDLQSFVVDLCGPHRLDDVLQAVAQRRMMAFDLTAGALGQRQYRALLCPFHDGSGILGLQDVTAQHLARNADFQRRKLESLGQLAGGIAHEINNLLQPIVTLTQMTLDDHADDKEMSGDLGVVLDCARRAADVVRDILAFARRSAPALTPLPLVDTLRHELVDLMETLPASVRVVETHDTAGPLAIHGNRPELGQILRNLIKNAVDAIDGQGTITISADLFDLAEAEAFLVALPAGRYARVSIADDGPGIDPPLLHRIFDPFFTTKDIGKGTGLGLAIVRSIIQSWGGGIVARNGETGAVFDLFLRLAPLPSVEQGEFSDPPCWDGLWQSPQEE